A stretch of Calditrichota bacterium DNA encodes these proteins:
- the rfbC gene encoding dTDP-4-dehydrorhamnose 3,5-epimerase, with protein sequence MQFTPLDIAGAYEIRPRIFRDDRGTFTTVYEASEFVARGLVADWTGDNQSVNYRTGILRGFHFQRPPHAQTKLVRAVTGRAFDVFVDLRTDSPTYLRSVGIVLDGELCNTLYIPKGCGHAYLTLTDYCAISYKVDHPYAPASEGGLRWNDPGIGFEWGMAGEPLLSDKDRNWPLLKEVASPFPGG encoded by the coding sequence ATGCAATTCACTCCCCTCGACATCGCGGGGGCGTATGAGATTCGCCCCCGCATCTTTCGCGACGACCGCGGGACTTTCACCACCGTCTATGAGGCGTCGGAGTTCGTTGCTCGCGGCCTGGTAGCGGACTGGACGGGCGACAACCAGTCTGTCAACTACCGAACCGGCATCCTGCGCGGGTTTCACTTTCAGAGACCGCCGCATGCGCAGACCAAACTGGTGCGGGCAGTGACAGGACGGGCGTTCGACGTCTTCGTCGATCTCCGCACCGACTCGCCGACCTACCTGCGCTCGGTCGGAATCGTCCTGGACGGTGAGTTATGCAACACCCTTTACATTCCCAAGGGCTGCGGGCACGCCTACCTGACCTTGACCGACTACTGCGCTATTTCCTATAAGGTCGATCATCCTTATGCCCCGGCAAGCGAGGGAGGCCTCAGGTGGAACGATCCGGGGATTGGGTTCGAGTGGGGCATGGCTGGTGAGCCTCTACTCTCGGATAAGGACCGAAACTGGCCATTGCTAAAGGAAGTTGCGAGTCCTTTCCCAGGGGGATAA
- a CDS encoding TonB-dependent receptor, with protein sequence MHLISIIIFLALLTGAASAETLNGIVVDATTGNPVEGVHIVVEGGAEGTITGYDGRFTLDIVEGGGALQVTASHITYRTLTREVTSPGIFQRIELIPAERTLPQVVVTAGRGAAGSAPASLSNLDRQAVELHYGAQDVPLLVASAVPSATSFSWSGGMVGAQHLRIRGFDTDRLSVTVEGVPLNDPGEHLVYWQDTPDFLSSVYDVQIERGVSNFRAGPAGLGGGVSLSTGDVVASRVLELTYQSGTYNTERRTFLYRSGLVDQRYNFTGRFSRLTTNGYRDHTAADMWAYFLAATRYDPNMVTRFQTWGGQEDMEAYWWGVDAATLKANRKANYSAWDKPYHAQFFGDPAVNYTGEKDWFQQPHYVLRNQWRISPRVELDQSLFYIHGFGYYEEYKVGRRFSLYNLPNVVRDTDGNGTPDTLTRSDLVHRKYVTKDQVGWMPKLKLHGAATDYELGLEVRHYAMDHHGNVIWVNEMQGGAPPHHTWYEWSATKDYLGIYGTIEHRLNERLMLNGGLQVRSVSFPWERRALGAFSAVDFKVEYLFINPRFGATYQIDPRTSLYLSLAGTSREPNEEMIFNADNPNDIPKSQKYGQKELEAERVLDLELGGRRQLGSVDIGLNFYAMFFTNEITPSGNVDGNTGEMIPIQAPASRRIGLELDGSYRTPLKGLTLAGNVGLGSATLGDFKFHHLAYDANWNLVADTTLDLGGNRPALFPTVTANLQALLDRDPVSLSLQVQHVGEQFMDNREDDAAKLKAYTLLDGAIRCRLKPRSVMASLDIELRVRNLGGVLYEPFGVVDAEYGTPYYVPAAGREWLGGITLRL encoded by the coding sequence ATGCACCTGATATCTATTATCATCTTCCTTGCTCTCCTGACCGGGGCGGCATCGGCTGAGACGCTGAACGGCATCGTCGTTGATGCGACAACCGGCAATCCTGTTGAAGGTGTCCATATTGTCGTTGAAGGCGGCGCTGAAGGCACCATCACCGGCTACGACGGGCGGTTCACGTTAGACATCGTCGAGGGAGGCGGTGCGCTGCAAGTTACCGCCAGCCATATAACCTATCGGACGTTAACCCGGGAAGTGACGTCACCGGGCATCTTCCAGCGGATAGAACTGATTCCGGCCGAGCGCACCCTGCCGCAGGTCGTCGTGACGGCCGGGCGCGGTGCGGCCGGATCGGCGCCGGCTTCGTTATCCAATCTGGACCGGCAGGCTGTCGAACTGCACTATGGCGCGCAAGACGTGCCGCTTCTGGTGGCGAGTGCCGTCCCTTCAGCCACATCATTCAGTTGGTCGGGGGGGATGGTTGGAGCGCAACACCTCCGCATTCGCGGATTTGACACCGACCGTCTCTCGGTTACGGTCGAAGGTGTGCCGCTTAACGATCCCGGCGAGCACCTTGTTTATTGGCAGGATACGCCGGACTTTCTCTCGAGTGTTTATGACGTTCAGATTGAGCGGGGCGTTTCCAACTTCCGCGCCGGGCCGGCCGGTTTGGGTGGCGGAGTCAGCCTCTCGACGGGCGATGTCGTCGCTTCTCGAGTGCTTGAATTAACCTATCAATCGGGCACCTACAATACCGAACGCCGCACCTTCCTCTACCGCTCCGGCCTGGTCGATCAGCGCTACAACTTTACTGGCCGATTCAGCCGGTTGACTACCAATGGCTACCGCGATCATACCGCTGCCGACATGTGGGCTTACTTTCTCGCTGCGACCCGCTACGATCCCAATATGGTCACGAGATTTCAGACCTGGGGCGGTCAGGAAGATATGGAAGCCTACTGGTGGGGTGTCGATGCCGCGACCTTGAAGGCGAATCGGAAAGCCAACTACTCGGCGTGGGACAAGCCCTATCATGCGCAGTTTTTCGGCGATCCGGCAGTAAACTACACAGGCGAAAAGGACTGGTTTCAGCAGCCGCATTATGTCCTGCGCAACCAATGGCGCATCTCACCACGCGTCGAACTCGACCAGTCGCTATTCTACATCCACGGCTTCGGGTATTATGAGGAATACAAAGTCGGACGGCGGTTTTCGCTCTACAATCTGCCCAATGTCGTTCGCGATACGGACGGCAATGGCACGCCCGATACCCTGACCCGGAGCGATCTCGTTCACCGTAAATATGTGACCAAGGATCAGGTGGGCTGGATGCCAAAGTTAAAACTTCACGGTGCTGCGACCGACTATGAACTTGGCCTTGAAGTGCGCCACTACGCAATGGATCACCACGGCAATGTCATTTGGGTCAACGAAATGCAGGGCGGCGCGCCGCCGCACCACACCTGGTATGAGTGGAGTGCGACCAAAGACTACCTTGGGATATACGGAACTATCGAGCACCGGTTGAATGAACGGCTGATGCTGAATGGCGGCTTGCAGGTGCGCAGTGTTTCCTTCCCATGGGAGCGCAGGGCGCTCGGAGCCTTTTCCGCGGTCGATTTTAAGGTTGAGTATCTCTTCATCAATCCCCGGTTCGGCGCAACCTATCAAATCGATCCCCGAACCAGCCTCTACTTGTCGCTTGCAGGAACGAGCCGTGAGCCGAATGAGGAAATGATCTTCAATGCGGACAACCCGAACGACATTCCAAAGTCGCAGAAATATGGACAAAAAGAACTCGAGGCAGAGCGCGTATTGGACCTCGAACTTGGCGGCCGGCGGCAACTTGGCAGCGTGGATATCGGGCTCAACTTCTACGCGATGTTTTTCACAAACGAGATAACTCCCTCCGGCAATGTCGATGGCAACACCGGCGAAATGATTCCGATTCAGGCGCCTGCCTCGCGTCGAATTGGTCTGGAACTCGACGGCAGTTATAGAACGCCTCTAAAGGGCCTGACGCTCGCCGGCAACGTCGGACTTGGCAGCGCAACATTGGGGGACTTTAAGTTCCACCACCTCGCCTATGACGCCAACTGGAATCTGGTAGCGGATACGACGCTCGATTTGGGGGGTAATCGCCCGGCACTCTTCCCAACGGTTACAGCCAACCTGCAGGCTCTTCTTGACCGGGATCCCGTGAGCCTTTCGCTTCAAGTGCAACATGTCGGCGAACAGTTCATGGACAACCGTGAAGATGACGCCGCGAAACTGAAAGCCTACACCTTGCTTGACGGCGCGATTCGCTGCCGTCTAAAGCCGCGATCGGTTATGGCAAGTCTCGACATAGAACTGCGCGTCAGGAACTTGGGAGGTGTGCTCTACGAGCCGTTTGGAGTAGTCGATGCGGAGTATGGCACACCCTACTATGTTCCGGCGGCTGGTCGGGAGTGGTTGGGGGGAATAACTCTGCGACTTTAG